A window of Halopelagius inordinatus genomic DNA:
GAGACCTGAGCGCGCTCTCCGCTGACTTTTTGCTCATTGTTGGCTCCTTCACGATAGTTACTAAATGAATTCAAAAACCCTTTCGGATACGAACGTTTATGATCGCTTTCCATCGAAAGCTCGCACAAACGAACACGCCTCTCACGGCGAGGAGACGTCCACGGCGTCTCGGGCGTCGAACACGCCGTCGAAATCGGGCACGCGAGTGCCGGAGACGGCGACGACGCGCGCGGCGACGGCGACCCCCGTCCGGAGCGCGACGGTTTCGGATTCGCCGCGGGCCAGTCCCGCGAGAAAGCCCGAGAGGAGAGCGTCGCCCGCGCCGACCGTATCGACCACGTCGGCGTCCGCGGCGGGCGCGTGCGTCGTCTCCGACTCCGAAACCAAGAGCGCGCCGTCGGGTCCGAGCGACGCGACGACGTAACGGAACCCGCACGTTCGGAGTTCGTCGGCCGCGGCGGCGCACTCGGAGACGGTATCGACGGGCAGTCCGGTGGCCTCGTGGAGTTCCTCGCGGTTCGGTTTACAGACGAGATACTCCGCGTCGAGGTCGGTGAGAAACGACCCGCTCATATCGACTGCGGTGTCCCACTCGCCCGCGCGGGCGATTCTGTCCACGGCGTCGGTCGTGACGCCGACGGGGAGACTCCCGGCGACGACGACGGTGTCGGGGTCGTTCGCCGCGACCCGTTCGACGAGATTCGAGACGGCGTCGTCGCCGACGGTCGGGCCGTCGTGGTTTATCTTGTACTCGGCGTCCGGGCTCAGGACGGTCGTGTTCAGTCGCGTCCGGTCGGGAAT
This region includes:
- the pfkB gene encoding 1-phosphofructokinase, producing the protein MTDDVLTVTMNPAVDHTLRIDEPLTSGAVARTDDAQFDAGGKGINVSKYLTALDVSAPATGFLGGPFGRMIRTQLDDDGVPGEFVEIPDRTRLNTTVLSPDAEYKINHDGPTVGDDAVSNLVERVAANDPDTVVVAGSLPVGVTTDAVDRIARAGEWDTAVDMSGSFLTDLDAEYLVCKPNREELHEATGLPVDTVSECAAAADELRTCGFRYVVASLGPDGALLVSESETTHAPAADADVVDTVGAGDALLSGFLAGLARGESETVALRTGVAVAARVVAVSGTRVPDFDGVFDARDAVDVSSP